The following proteins are co-located in the Robbsia betulipollinis genome:
- a CDS encoding glycoside hydrolase family 6 protein: MAITRTTILGLAASLFIGFGQGHAAETYYVDPNSSAAAWVRQHPDDPRAQAIAARIARVPAARWFGDWNADIGAAVAKFVDAAAAAQRVPMLVAYDIPDRDCGGASTGGATDADTYRHWIDAFARGVGAKPAIVIVEPDALAQAECRHSREAGEARLGLLHYALSSLRRNAPGAKVYLDGGNAHWVPAAEMARRMEAAGIREARGFALNVSNFHPTGEGVAYAAAINAALAQGYGFTKAVVIDTSRNGNGSTGQWCNPPGARLGETPVAQSARLLLVWVKGPGTSDGPCGVGPSLRAGTFSPDLAIRLIEGR, from the coding sequence ATGGCGATCACGCGCACGACCATCCTCGGCCTGGCGGCCAGCCTGTTCATCGGATTTGGCCAGGGACATGCGGCCGAAACGTATTACGTCGACCCGAATTCCAGCGCAGCGGCCTGGGTACGACAACATCCGGACGATCCGCGTGCGCAAGCGATCGCCGCGCGGATCGCGCGGGTTCCCGCCGCACGCTGGTTCGGCGACTGGAACGCGGACATCGGCGCGGCGGTGGCGAAATTCGTGGACGCGGCCGCCGCCGCGCAACGGGTGCCGATGCTGGTGGCGTACGACATTCCCGATCGCGACTGCGGTGGCGCATCCACGGGCGGCGCGACGGACGCCGATACGTATCGGCACTGGATCGACGCTTTCGCGCGCGGCGTCGGCGCAAAGCCCGCCATCGTCATCGTCGAACCCGATGCGTTGGCCCAGGCCGAATGCCGTCACTCGCGTGAAGCCGGTGAAGCCCGGTTGGGTTTGCTGCACTACGCGCTGTCGAGCTTGCGACGCAATGCGCCCGGCGCGAAGGTGTACCTGGACGGCGGCAACGCCCACTGGGTTCCGGCAGCGGAAATGGCGCGGCGAATGGAGGCTGCCGGAATACGGGAAGCACGAGGCTTCGCCTTGAACGTGTCCAATTTCCATCCCACGGGGGAGGGGGTTGCATATGCCGCCGCGATCAACGCCGCGTTGGCACAAGGTTATGGTTTTACGAAGGCCGTCGTCATCGACACCAGCCGTAACGGCAACGGGTCCACCGGACAGTGGTGCAATCCGCCGGGCGCCCGGCTGGGTGAGACGCCGGTCGCCCAGTCGGCCCGGCTGCTACTGGTCTGGGTGAAAGGTCCGGGTACGTCCGACGGGCCCTGCGGGGTCGGACCGTCGCTGCGCGCGGGGACGTTCAGCCCGGATCTGGCCATACGGTTGATCGAAGGGCGGTGA
- a CDS encoding PLP-dependent aminotransferase family protein, which translates to MARGKTPIPLDLPLLAAQPVKDGCVTKQEGAYRALRDAILERLLPQGTRLPSSRVLAQRWRLSRGTVECAFDRLRAEGYVTRLGGSGTRVCAVIPDSYLRPAPGRAGGADAGRVASTPSPLCGVVEASAVGASMAGAPKLGAPEAETAVRGIPAPAAPVTAGAQVGVPFVAKLANPRLFSTATWVRHVQRAVAAASPEQWSSAQANGMAALREQIAGTLRLHRGIACGADDIIVTTGIRHAIDLIARSLLGPGDKVCVEDPGYRAVQSIFELAGAAPVHAPVDDEGIDIDVIRGHDAVRLAYVTPAHQSPLGVTMSASRRLALLDWAASRDAWIVEDDYDSEFNYQSSPLPALKAIDRADRVIYCGSFNQALFSNLRIGYMLAPPDVRTRVLALWRTIGRSVGVTEQLGLADFIRGGAFAQHLRVARIEYLALRDIVLREFAALAPGRYGISGSEAGFHFILWLPPGWREAAFCDAAADAGVALQALGSLCHRVVLPPAVVVGYTGLRPTQARFAARKLGRLLASEPPVSPGT; encoded by the coding sequence GATTGCCGTCGAGCCGGGTGCTCGCGCAGCGCTGGCGGTTGTCGCGCGGCACCGTCGAGTGCGCGTTCGACCGGTTGCGGGCGGAAGGGTATGTGACGCGGCTGGGCGGATCCGGTACGCGCGTGTGTGCGGTGATCCCGGACAGTTATCTTCGACCCGCGCCGGGTCGGGCAGGGGGCGCGGACGCGGGCCGGGTCGCGTCCACGCCAAGCCCCCTGTGCGGCGTGGTCGAGGCATCGGCGGTGGGTGCCTCTATGGCCGGGGCACCGAAACTCGGAGCGCCGGAGGCCGAAACGGCGGTCCGTGGGATACCGGCGCCTGCCGCGCCCGTCACGGCGGGCGCGCAGGTCGGCGTGCCCTTCGTTGCGAAGCTCGCGAACCCGCGGCTTTTCTCGACCGCCACCTGGGTGCGGCATGTGCAGCGCGCGGTCGCGGCCGCCTCGCCCGAACAGTGGAGTTCGGCGCAAGCGAACGGGATGGCGGCCCTGCGGGAGCAGATCGCCGGCACGCTGCGCCTGCACCGCGGCATCGCGTGCGGGGCCGACGACATCATCGTGACGACGGGCATTCGCCATGCGATCGATCTGATCGCGCGCAGCCTGCTGGGTCCGGGTGACAAGGTGTGCGTCGAAGATCCGGGCTATCGGGCGGTGCAGTCGATTTTCGAGCTGGCGGGCGCCGCGCCGGTGCATGCGCCCGTGGATGACGAAGGCATCGATATCGACGTGATTCGCGGCCACGACGCGGTGCGCCTCGCCTATGTGACGCCCGCGCATCAGTCGCCCCTGGGCGTCACGATGTCCGCGTCACGGCGCCTGGCCCTGCTCGATTGGGCCGCGTCCCGCGATGCATGGATCGTCGAAGACGACTACGACAGCGAATTCAACTACCAGAGCTCGCCGCTGCCCGCGTTGAAAGCGATCGACCGCGCGGATCGCGTGATCTACTGCGGCAGTTTCAATCAGGCGCTGTTCTCGAATCTGCGCATCGGCTACATGCTCGCGCCGCCGGATGTACGTACGCGCGTGCTGGCGTTGTGGCGGACCATCGGACGATCGGTCGGCGTCACCGAGCAACTGGGACTCGCGGACTTCATCCGCGGCGGCGCGTTCGCGCAGCACCTGCGGGTCGCCCGGATCGAATATCTCGCATTGCGCGACATCGTGCTGCGAGAATTCGCGGCGCTGGCGCCAGGCCGGTACGGGATCTCCGGCAGCGAGGCCGGTTTTCATTTCATTTTATGGCTGCCACCCGGGTGGCGCGAGGCGGCATTTTGCGACGCGGCGGCGGACGCGGGCGTCGCATTGCAGGCGCTGGGCTCCCTGTGTCACCGGGTCGTGCTCCCGCCGGCGGTGGTCGTCGGCTATACGGGGCTGCGTCCCACGCAGGCGCGTTTCGCGGCACGCAAGCTGGGGCGCCTGCTGGCAAGCGAGCCGCCGGTTTCGCCCGGGACGTGA